In Ctenopharyngodon idella isolate HZGC_01 chromosome 2, HZGC01, whole genome shotgun sequence, the following are encoded in one genomic region:
- the mpz gene encoding myelin protein P0 isoform X3, translated as MLSVLALTSVVLLGIASQTTAIVVYTSWEKHALVGSDVRLSCSFFSWQWTSPDVTFSWHYRPDGARDSIAIFHYGGGAPYVDNKGPFRDRLEFVGNPSRRDGSILIKNVDFGDNGTFTCDAKNPPDIAGRPSSVRLLVFEKVPVQAGVITGAIIGVVLGLLILVVAIYYLMRFLVARRVFSLSMSKHGKRGKGKEGSPQKQAGPLK; from the exons ATGCTGTCTGTACTGGCACTGACGTCCGTGGTGCTCTTGGGCATAG CCTCTCAGACCACGGCTATAGTTGTGTACACAAGCTGGGAGAAACATGCGTTGGTGGGCTCAGATGTCAGACTCTCCTGCTCTTTCTTCTCCTGGCAGTGGACTTCTCCAGACGTGACCTTCTCATGGCACTACCGTCCAGATGGGGCTAGAGACAGCATCGCA ATTTTCCACTATGGAGGTGGAGCTCCTTACGTGGATAACAAAGGCCCATTCCGGGACCGCCTGGAGTTTGTGGGGAACCCCAGTCGCCGTGACGGTTCTATCCTGATCAAGAATGTCGACTTCGGAGACAATGGAACCTTCACCTGTGACGCCAAGAACCCACCTGACATTGCCGGCCGCCCCTCCAGTGTTCGACTGCTGGTGTTTGAGAAGG ttccaGTCCAGGCTGGCGTGATAACAGGGGCCATTATTGGTGTAGTGTTGGGACTGCTGATCCTCGTTGTGGCAATTTACTATCTGATGCGTTTCCTGGTCGCCAGACGGGTGTTCAGCTTGAGCATGAG CAAACATGGCAAGAGAGGCAAAGGAAAAGAAGGATCACCACAAAAACAG
- the mpz gene encoding myelin protein P0 isoform X4 — translation MLSVLALTSVVLLGIASQTTAIVVYTSWEKHALVGSDVRLSCSFFSWQWTSPDVTFSWHYRPDGARDSIAIFHYGGGAPYVDNKGPFRDRLEFVGNPSRRDGSILIKNVDFGDNGTFTCDAKNPPDIAGRPSSVRLLVFEKVPVQAGVITGAIIGVVLGLLILVVAIYYLMRFLVARRVFSLSMSKHGKRGKGKEGSPQKQHF, via the exons ATGCTGTCTGTACTGGCACTGACGTCCGTGGTGCTCTTGGGCATAG CCTCTCAGACCACGGCTATAGTTGTGTACACAAGCTGGGAGAAACATGCGTTGGTGGGCTCAGATGTCAGACTCTCCTGCTCTTTCTTCTCCTGGCAGTGGACTTCTCCAGACGTGACCTTCTCATGGCACTACCGTCCAGATGGGGCTAGAGACAGCATCGCA ATTTTCCACTATGGAGGTGGAGCTCCTTACGTGGATAACAAAGGCCCATTCCGGGACCGCCTGGAGTTTGTGGGGAACCCCAGTCGCCGTGACGGTTCTATCCTGATCAAGAATGTCGACTTCGGAGACAATGGAACCTTCACCTGTGACGCCAAGAACCCACCTGACATTGCCGGCCGCCCCTCCAGTGTTCGACTGCTGGTGTTTGAGAAGG ttccaGTCCAGGCTGGCGTGATAACAGGGGCCATTATTGGTGTAGTGTTGGGACTGCTGATCCTCGTTGTGGCAATTTACTATCTGATGCGTTTCCTGGTCGCCAGACGGGTGTTCAGCTTGAGCATGAG CAAACATGGCAAGAGAGGCAAAGGAAAAGAAGGATCACCACAAAAACAG
- the mpz gene encoding myelin protein P0 isoform X2 — translation MLSVLALTSVVLLGIASQTTAIVVYTSWEKHALVGSDVRLSCSFFSWQWTSPDVTFSWHYRPDGARDSIAIFHYGGGAPYVDNKGPFRDRLEFVGNPSRRDGSILIKNVDFGDNGTFTCDAKNPPDIAGRPSSVRLLVFEKVPVQAGVITGAIIGVVLGLLILVVAIYYLMRFLVARRVFSLSMSKHGKRGKGKEGSPQKQKPKVPLVFISF, via the exons ATGCTGTCTGTACTGGCACTGACGTCCGTGGTGCTCTTGGGCATAG CCTCTCAGACCACGGCTATAGTTGTGTACACAAGCTGGGAGAAACATGCGTTGGTGGGCTCAGATGTCAGACTCTCCTGCTCTTTCTTCTCCTGGCAGTGGACTTCTCCAGACGTGACCTTCTCATGGCACTACCGTCCAGATGGGGCTAGAGACAGCATCGCA ATTTTCCACTATGGAGGTGGAGCTCCTTACGTGGATAACAAAGGCCCATTCCGGGACCGCCTGGAGTTTGTGGGGAACCCCAGTCGCCGTGACGGTTCTATCCTGATCAAGAATGTCGACTTCGGAGACAATGGAACCTTCACCTGTGACGCCAAGAACCCACCTGACATTGCCGGCCGCCCCTCCAGTGTTCGACTGCTGGTGTTTGAGAAGG ttccaGTCCAGGCTGGCGTGATAACAGGGGCCATTATTGGTGTAGTGTTGGGACTGCTGATCCTCGTTGTGGCAATTTACTATCTGATGCGTTTCCTGGTCGCCAGACGGGTGTTCAGCTTGAGCATGAG CAAACATGGCAAGAGAGGCAAAGGAAAAGAAGGATCACCACAAAAACAG